A window from Marinobacter salsuginis encodes these proteins:
- the uvrY gene encoding UvrY/SirA/GacA family response regulator transcription factor → MIRVLVVDDHELVRSGITRMLADNPDIEVIGQASSGEDAIDFVRQQRPDIVLMDIRMPGIGGLEATRRILRIDDSIRVIVVTACADDPYPTRVMQSGATAYITKGADIKEMVRAIRMAHTGQRYISPEIAQKMALKQLGGGDRDEDGELSLFDRLSEREMQIAMMVVDCQKVQDISDKLCLSPKTVNSYRYRIFEKLEISSDVELALMAVRLGLLDADKV, encoded by the coding sequence TTGATCAGGGTACTGGTTGTAGATGACCATGAGCTGGTGAGGTCCGGCATTACCCGGATGCTGGCTGACAACCCGGACATTGAAGTCATCGGGCAGGCGTCATCCGGCGAGGACGCTATCGATTTTGTTCGCCAACAGCGTCCGGATATTGTGCTCATGGATATCCGCATGCCGGGTATCGGGGGCCTCGAGGCAACCCGTCGTATCCTCCGCATTGATGATTCCATTCGTGTGATTGTGGTAACCGCCTGCGCGGACGACCCCTACCCAACCCGCGTCATGCAAAGCGGTGCCACCGCCTACATCACCAAAGGCGCCGATATCAAAGAGATGGTTCGCGCCATCCGTATGGCCCACACCGGCCAGCGGTACATCAGCCCGGAAATCGCCCAGAAGATGGCCCTGAAGCAACTGGGCGGCGGTGATCGGGATGAAGACGGCGAGCTGTCTCTGTTCGACCGGCTGTCCGAACGGGAAATGCAGATTGCCATGATGGTGGTGGATTGCCAGAAGGTGCAGGATATCTCCGACAAGCTGTGCCTGAGCCCCAAGACGGTGAACAGCTACCGCTACCGGATCTTCGAGAAACTGGAAATCTCCAGTGATGTTGAATTAGCCCTGATGGCAGTACGGCTCGGGTTGCTTGATGCCGACAAGGTCTGA
- a CDS encoding methyl-accepting chemotaxis protein encodes MFGTVRTRILFFAFLSVFALAGLAALSWSIILKAEGASKTLIQTNLNEAWLLADMEQDHRHLQDLAYKIKAQLLLWDEIETEFSRLESTLPQNWQTLEAEPGLRQWAEAHREDFERVLALIARMGEGIAEKSYYRVGQVVDFDLFPAMEPMLAAIAERQFQSRASVSEGADELLSFLAGQQSFLIAGSVSFLLIVVIMTWWLRQSVILRLQGMQNDLVAMEKNADLTRVPVLKGRDEVAGVASALGGLVSRFEHFIADIRTAAGGLDERSGALDNGAESLQAASEQTRKQINDVSQSMAAIADQASAIERATDESANTVKSAVAANEEVQSRLTTSEEAAEHTVDVISRVSGSIHALNESTGKIEQVIGVIADIAEQTNLLALNAAIEAARAGEHGRGFAVVADEVRTLSRRTSDSTRNISQWVQDLVSGVSSVDDLLEEMRDAGSSNREHLAALKGHLQSLQGQFVDLENHSAEISSAVAMQRDEIGRVGRRSTALDESADFLIESVEQTRTISEALRQESVSMRQLIARFRTTEEPA; translated from the coding sequence ATGTTCGGCACAGTAAGAACCCGGATCCTGTTTTTCGCCTTTCTATCAGTCTTCGCCCTCGCCGGGCTTGCCGCGCTGTCATGGAGCATCATCCTGAAAGCCGAAGGCGCCTCCAAAACCCTGATACAGACCAACCTCAACGAAGCCTGGCTGCTGGCGGACATGGAACAGGATCATCGCCACCTTCAGGACCTTGCCTACAAGATCAAGGCCCAGCTTTTACTGTGGGATGAAATCGAGACCGAATTCAGTCGATTGGAAAGCACATTGCCGCAAAATTGGCAGACACTTGAGGCAGAGCCGGGCCTGCGCCAGTGGGCAGAAGCACACCGTGAGGATTTCGAGCGGGTACTGGCGCTTATCGCCCGGATGGGAGAAGGCATTGCCGAGAAAAGCTATTACCGTGTTGGTCAGGTGGTGGATTTCGATCTGTTCCCGGCCATGGAACCGATGCTCGCAGCCATCGCCGAGCGCCAGTTTCAGAGCCGAGCCTCGGTGTCCGAGGGCGCAGACGAACTGCTGTCGTTTCTGGCCGGTCAGCAGAGCTTCCTGATTGCGGGCTCCGTGTCCTTCCTGCTTATCGTCGTTATCATGACCTGGTGGCTGAGGCAGTCGGTGATTTTGCGCTTGCAGGGTATGCAGAACGACCTGGTCGCCATGGAGAAGAACGCCGATCTTACGCGTGTGCCCGTCCTGAAGGGGCGGGACGAGGTGGCTGGTGTGGCCAGTGCGCTGGGTGGATTGGTCTCCCGGTTCGAGCATTTTATTGCAGACATCCGCACGGCCGCCGGCGGTCTGGACGAGCGCTCGGGCGCCCTGGACAACGGCGCCGAGTCGCTCCAGGCGGCCTCCGAGCAAACCCGGAAGCAGATCAATGACGTGAGCCAGTCAATGGCCGCCATTGCCGATCAGGCCTCAGCTATAGAGCGGGCCACAGACGAATCGGCTAACACCGTGAAATCCGCAGTAGCAGCCAACGAAGAAGTGCAAAGTCGATTGACCACAAGCGAAGAGGCTGCGGAACACACGGTGGATGTGATTTCCCGCGTTTCTGGCTCCATCCACGCCCTGAACGAATCCACGGGCAAGATTGAGCAGGTTATCGGGGTAATTGCCGACATCGCCGAGCAGACCAACCTGCTGGCCCTGAACGCCGCCATCGAGGCCGCTCGCGCGGGCGAGCACGGTCGCGGTTTTGCGGTGGTGGCCGATGAGGTTCGGACTCTTTCCCGTCGCACCTCTGACTCTACCCGGAATATCTCGCAGTGGGTGCAGGACCTGGTATCCGGGGTCAGCAGTGTTGATGATCTTCTGGAAGAGATGCGCGATGCCGGTAGCAGCAACCGTGAGCATCTGGCCGCACTCAAGGGGCACCTCCAGTCATTGCAGGGCCAGTTTGTGGACCTCGAGAATCACAGTGCCGAGATCAGCTCCGCCGTTGCCATGCAAAGGGATGAGATCGGGCGGGTCGGCCGTCGATCGACAGCGCTGGACGAAAGCGCTGATTTCCTGATCGAGAGCGTCGAGCAAACCCGGACCATCAGCGAGGCGCTGAGGCAGGAGTCCGTATCCATGCGCCAACTGATCGCTCGTTTCCGCACCACCGAAGAACCTGCCTGA